One region of Bombus affinis isolate iyBomAffi1 chromosome 5, iyBomAffi1.2, whole genome shotgun sequence genomic DNA includes:
- the LOC126915970 gene encoding kinesin-like protein KIF12 isoform X4, which translates to MVLVKSPSPSRGDSLQKENAKKDKGKSRVSRGNSPADHTTSRGSSPGKSNSTIKVVTKSSLQQSRGSETGSIERLVDGDKRVIATKNWLPENNINVVVRVRPLNSKEIKAGDDMAVQFPGDGQIYCDGFPSSGDKKGKLFSYNVVFEPTATQEDILQFSGVKKLIEMAVEGFSCTAFCYGQTGSGKTHTLTGPPEMFERMNPYSEQHGLVFRSFVYLFKLLQERQDCNFVLKASFLEIYNEKVIDLLNPGTSRKPLMVRWSKKTRGFFVENLFTVECEELDDLLAVLEEGMRNRKVGSHNMNDYSSRSHSILTVSITSEQQMDNSVFISRQGKINFVDLAGSEMTKKTQSEGKTLEEANNINKSLMVLGYCIASLSDGKRKGGHIPYRDSKLTKLLADSLAGNGVTLMIACISPAKSNASETLNTLRYAARVKKIRTKPIVVMDAREALILSLKREVGALQTENEHLRAALHLNGDASNIVRSESKTERRVPLTPPVVDLSKLSEMERPELSQLIHAYITENEALRRENAELYATREQVIRDQELVCRENERLLKKLEDVNSVCCRSPIIPARPTYSAEMLNDNNNEDAPGATNVWTNPNVEPTPLSSDMIRNGLYRSASSMPEKIQKELDKRRIVGSYNNIAEAYKDKSHHRRHNSWDNGNGTTRMSPDQAISPIDINQYKKPSMRRTSTVPEERRLSETNDLLGEPVQPTDHSYNESPDSILSGPLEMANSTPDTAESEAPTAPFPAVSHISSPFGTPEPEDHSIRTPRKFKEKEDETTERAFGSPIPIDEDKPL; encoded by the exons ATGGTGCTTGTGAAAAGTCCATCGCCTTCCCGAGGCGACAGTCTTCAAAAAGAAAATGCGAAGAAGGATAAAGGGAAGAGCCGCGTATCACGCGGCAATAGTCCCGCGGATCACACTACTTCCAGGGGAAGTAGTCCAGGAAAGAGCAATTCTACAATTAAAGTAGTCACGAAAAGTAGCCTTCAACAGTCTCGTGGAAGCGA GACTGGTAGTATCGAGAGACTGGTAGACGGTGATAAGAGAGTGATCGCCACCAAGAATTGGCTTCCAGAGAACAACATAAATGTCGTTGTCAG AGTACGTCCGCTTAATAGCAAGGAAATTAAAGCCGGCGACGATATGGCCGTACAATTTCCCGGAGATGGACAGATATAC TGCGACGGATTTCCAAGCAGCGGGGACAAGAAGGGCAAATTATTTTCGTACAACGTGGTGTTCGAGCCCACGGCCACTCAGGAGGACATCTTGCAATTCTCTGGTGTGAAAAAGCTTATTGAAATGGCGGTAGAAGGATTCAGCTGTACCGCGTTTTGCTACGGGCAAACCGGAAGCGGAAAAACTCACACCCTCACAGGGCCTCCAGAAATG TTCGAAAGGATGAACCCTTATTCGGAGCAACACGGCCTGGTCTTCCGGTCTTTCGTCTACCTGTTTAAGTTGTTGCAAGAACGACAAGATTGTAATTTCGTGTTAAAAGCTTCCTTTCTGGAGATCTACAACGAAAAG GTAATAGATCTGTTAAATCCTGGCACGTCGAGGAAACCCCTAATGGTACGGTGGAGCAAAAAGACACGAGGCTTCTTCGTTGAGAACCTTTTCACTGTTGAGTGCGAGGAACTCGATGATCTTCTGGCGGTTCTCGAAGAAG GGATGAGAAATAGAAAAGTTGGTTCGCACAATATGAACGACTATTCCAGTAGAAGTCACAGTATTCTCACTGTCAGCATCACGTCTGAACAACAG ATGGATAACAGCGTGTTTATATCGAGACAAGGGAAAATTAACTTCGTCGATCTGGCTGGAAGTGAGATGACGAAGAAAACACAAAGCGAAGGGAAGACTCTGGAGGAAgcgaataatatcaataaaagtCTCATGGTTCTAG GTTACTGCATAGCCTCTTTGAGCGATGGAAAACGCAAGGGTGGTCACATTCCGTATCGAGACAGCAAACTGACTAAGCTTCTAGCCGACAGTTTGGCGGGAAATGGCGTTACATTAATG ATCGCCTGTATTTCGCCAGCTAAGTCGAACGCGAGCGaaacgttgaatacgttgaggtACGCGGCGAGGGTGAAGAAGATTCGAACGAAACCTATCGTGGTGATG GATGCTCGAGAAGCTCTGATTCTCAGTTTAAAACGAGAAGTAGGAGCTCTTCAAACGGAAAACGAACATCTGCGCGCGGCTCTTCATTTAAATGGTGATGCATCGAATATAGTTCGTAGTGAGTCCAAAA CTGAAAGAAGAGTGCCATTGACACCTCCGGTGGTAGATTTGAGTAAACTATCCGAAATGGAACGACCCGAATTAAGTCAACTTATCCACGCGTATATTACCGAGAACGAAGCTCTCCGTCGAGAAAATGCAGAATTATATGCTACGAGGGAACAAGTGATACGGGACCAAGAACTCGTATGCAGAGAAAACGAAAGGTTACTGAAGAAACTCGAGGACGTTAACTC AGTGTGTTGTCGGTCGCCAATTATACCTGCCAGACCAACCTATTCGGCGGAAATGTTGAACGATAACAATAACGAGGACGCACCTGGCGCTACCAATGTTTGGACCAACCCTAACGTCGAACCTACGCCTCTTTCGAGT GATATGATCAGGAATGGATTATATAGATCTGCTAGTAGTATGCCAGAGAAGATTCAGAAAGAACTAGATAAACGTAGAATCGTAGGGAGTTATAATAACATAGCAGAAGCATACAAAGACAAGAGTCATCATCGTCGACACAATTCATGGGACAACGGGAACGGGACGACGAGAATGAGTCCGGATCAAGCTATATCACCGATAGACATTAATCA GTACAAAAAGCCGAGCATGCGTCGCACCTCGACAGTGCCTGAAGAACGAAGACTATCGGAGACGAACGATCTCCTGGGCGAACCGGTTCAACCAACCGACCATTCGTACAACGAATCCCCAGACTCGATACTCAGCGGTCCTCTGGAGATGGCGAACTCAACGCCGGACACAGCTGAGTCAGAGGCGCCAACAGCGCCATTTCCGGCGGTATCACACATCTCGTCCCCGTTCGGCACACCGGAACCCGAAGACCATTCGATAAGGACACCAAGAAAATTCAAAGAGAAAGAGGACGAAACTACTGAAAGAGCTTTTGGAAGTCCAATTCCTATCGACGAGGATAAACCACTTTGA